gttagacaataataataatactagattttatttgtaaaaagcactttacattgagtaaacaacctcaaagggctacagtgtattaaaaaaataaaaagataataaaaaataaaaaatcaataaaaataaaaactagaacagccaaagagctaaaactagtatgcatatatctaaaaaaaggctttttttaaaaaaaagaagggtttttaatagggatgtccgataatggctttttgccaatatccgatattgtccaactctttaattaccgataccgatatcaaccgataccgatatcaaccgatatatgcagtcgtggaattaacacattattatgcctaatttggacaaccaggtatggtgaagataaggtactttttaaaaataataataaaataagataactaaattaaaaacattttcttgaataaaaaagaaagtaaaacaatataaaaacagttacatagaaactagtaattaatgaaaatgagtaacattaactgttaaaggttagtactattagtggagcagcagcacgcacaatcatgtgtgcttacggactgtatcccttgcagactgtattgatatatattgatatataatgtaggaagcagaatattgttaacagaaagaaacaacccttttgtgtgaatgagtgtaaatgggggagggaggtttttttgggttggtgcactaattgtaagtgtatcttgtgttttttatgtggatttaatttaaaaaaaacaaaaaacgatacagataataaaaaaaacgataccgataatttccgatatcggatatctctaataataatagattttatttgtaaaaagcacacctcaaagtgctacagtgtattaaaaaaaataaaaaaataataaaaacaaaaactagaacagccaaatagctaaaactagtatgcatatatctaaaaaaaagaagggtttttaatagggatgtccaataatatcggcctgccgatattatcggccgataaatgcgttaaaatgtaatatcggaaattatcggtatcgttttttttattatctgtatcgtttttttttttgttttttgttttttttaattaaatcaacataaaaaaacacaagatacacttacaattagtgcaccaacccaaaaaacctccctccccccatttctttctgttaacaatattctggttcctacattatatatcaatatatatcaatacagtctgcaagggatacagtccgtaagcacacatgattgtgcgtgctgctgctccactaataatactaacctttaacagttcattttactcattttcattcattactagtttctatgtaactgtttttatattgttttactttcttttttattcaagaaaatgtttttaatttatttatcttattttactaatttttttaaaaagtaccttatcttcaccatacctggttgtccaaattaggcataataatgtgttaattttacgactgcatatatcggttgatatcggtatcggttgatatcggtatcggtaattaaagagttggacaatatcggaatatcggatatcggcaaaaagccattatcggacatccctaataataataatagattttatttgtaaaaagcactttacattgagtaaacaacctcaaagtgctacagtgtattaaaaaaaataataaaaaattaataaaaacaaaaactagaacagccaaatagttaaaactagtatgcatatatctaaaaaaaaagaagggtttttaagccttttttaaaagcatccacagtctgtggtgccctcaggtggtcagggagagcgttccacagactgggagcggcggagcagaaagcccggtctctccACGCCCCCGCAAGAGCAACAACGTTCGCTACCTTCAGGTCCCGGTACACGATCTTGGCGGAATGCAGGTAGTCCAGCGCCGAGACGATCTCGCCGCCGTAGAAGCGCGTGCGGTCCTCGGAAAAGACTCGTTCTCTTGACAGGTGGAAAAACaactgcaggaaaaaaaaaaaagacagtttCAACCTTTCAGAACTTTGATGTTGCAATCCTAATTGTCTGTGAATGCAGGAAATGCTAACAGTGAGCACGCTAGCCAGATAGCAGGAAATGCTAACAGTGAGCACGctagccagatagcgtcaagtcaCAAAATAAACTCTTGGGTGTATACCGGAAAACAAAGCTAGCataccaacattagcatgctgaaaGTTAATGTGCGTGAAATAACAAAACGTTTGATACGCAAacgtgctaacaatagcatgctaactgctggaataattgtttgtaagtgatcacaaaagctttgtattacattgagttcctggcagGGGGGCGGGAGCTGTCTTTAGggcctaccaggaggaaggctcgtaaaaaactccactgtgacttcaaagcggacagatggcaggatctgcccaatttccagacgaactctttttgaagtattctacgaaccctttttgaactattttctggaactctttttgaactgttttgcgacctcttcttttgaactgttcggtaaccaaaagcaacgctgtttacgacccacttccctctggaagcagctgtggtcaggtggggggagaaagtcaaataaagaaggaggagtgcaatcttttggcagagcgtgggtgacactgtaagagggtACAGGTCCACACtttttctcctcaatattgagtccaaattgaattctgcctctgtttgattccttgcctcttgtcttgtttaatagatgtcatcagtgtttgaacctgacacaaactTTTAAAGGGGAGGTTTGCAAAACACTTACAAAGATGcatagagggcgctaactttccaatgtatattACACACTaccataaattccggactataaactggtaacgtcagaataattgtatcgaagttatcacaaaacttttgtGTTTCaacgagttcccggcgagcagacaaaagctgtctttgatcttaccaatcaaaaaggcttgtaaaactccactgtgtaggatgggaagcgacatgaaggtgtcggtttctttgacgtGTTGTAATCcataggaagattttgtcttgacccgagatctactaagcggagaggaagcaggacctgacccccccctccaggcacattttctttgaactgttttgtaaccaaaggcgatggctgtttacgacccccttccctttagaagcagctgttgccatgtaatcagggaaagtccaaataaaagaggaggcgtacaatctttcgtcagagcgtggtgtgGGTACAGTACCAGGGTACAGGTCTGCGCATTtttcctcattgagccaaattgaattctctctctgtttaattccttgcttcttgtctgtttaatagctacttttattttttttgctctgaACCCTGTGGTGTATACAAACGGTGCGGCTACTTTAAGCATaaggcaaatagttttcattaaacacatgcaataTTTACTTAAATTGTGTGTTAATTTTTATGCTGTGGTTCGCTCACTACaggtccttccatttagtgctttcaaccggaagtagaagtgccattcTGTCTTCTAACGTTtgaactcgtatggattcttcattcatcgccccaagcaacgtttgtatatcttacaatataactaaaacaattcttacataCTGAagagtcccatgtgtgatgtctttaggagtgttttcatgcaggctgtcgtaatgtaatgacgctagcgctgttagctaatatgctaacacgtttgagtgtctgtgttacaatggcattatttttgtatcgtttcagttgcacagattcctcagtaaattcacgaaaacgtcaccgtggagttattgagtctgtttagctgattggagagctagcttgcgtccatgacgatgacttccgttttgtttgatcagccgttttactgccttgttacagacaacgCTtgtaaacaatgaaggtatgtaaataaacgtttacaaaatatttttgcgTAAATAAGTCAGTGGTTTTGAAAAGTGGGAATTGCTGCAACTTTGAAAATTGTAAGCTCGAATGTTCTGGATGAGGGGAATGTGTTGATGGTGGAATTTGTTTGAATCGgtttgtgtcagaataattgtatctaaattatcacaaaactttgtgtttcaatgagttcccggcgagcagtctttgatcctaccaagaagaaggcttgtaaaactccaatgTGTAGGATGAGAagtaacatgaaggtgttctgtttctttgatgtactgtaatccacagaaagagtttgtcttgacccaagaactacaaagcggagaggcagcagggcctgactcccctcaaggcaccttttctttgaactgtttacgaccttttctttgaactgttccgtaaccaaaggcaatggctgtttacgacccccgtcccttagaaacagctgttgccatgtaatcagggaaaatccaaataaaagaggaggcgtacaatctttcgccagagcgtggtggaactgtgcaaagagtacaggccagacgtctctcctcaattgagccaaattttattctgtctctgcttaattccttgcttcttgtcttgtttaatagatgtcatcagtgtttgaacctgacagtttgaAAAACATTGATGAAAAAAGAGCTCTCACCTCTCCTCCGTTGACGTATTCCATGACGAAGCAGAGGCGGTCCTTGGTCTGGAAGGAGTACTTGAGCGACTGCAAACACCACGGCGTGAGGGGTCTGGGTCACAGAAGGGACATACGTGTGCTGACGGTACTCACGGTCAGGAAGGGATGCCGCGTGTTTTTCAACACTCGACTTTCCGTGAGCGTGTGAGCCACTTCATCCTGCGACAAAAGGGGCAACATGTCATCACCACGCGGCAAAAACCGTCGGCGCTGGTGGACCTCCTACCTTGGCGATGATGACTTCCTTCTTCAGGATCTTCATGGCGTAGTACGTGCCGCTGGCCTTCTCGCGCACCAGGATGACTTTGCCAAACGTTCCTTTGCCCAGGAGCTTGAGATAGTCGAAGTCGTTCATGGTCTGTGGCGGAAGGAAGCAgcacacgtttaaaaaaaaaagaaaaaaaatccgtCCTTCCCGCCCAAGCGTTGCGTTGCGTACCTTGCGTTTGTAGTGGCTGATGGAGGTGTCCATCTCCTCCTCGTTGACGTTCTCAATATTGGAGGTGGGGCTGCTGAGGATGCCCTCCTCCTCCTGCTTGGCCAGAGAGTCGGCCACCGTCTGGATGGCCTCCGCCCACTCATCCCTGCCATGCAATACTTCATCAGTGTGTACTATGTACTATGTACTAAGTACAACTCAAGCCATACCTTTTTTTTCAGGGCCAACactcatttaccatgaattgattaacgtggaccccgacttaaactagttgaacaacttattggggtgttaccatttagtggtcaattgtacggaatatgtactgtactgtacaatctactaataaatatgtactgtactgtgcaatctctcacacacacacacacacacacactcacacaaacatgcacacactcacactctctctctctcacacacacacactcacacagacacgcacacacacgctcacacactctctctctcacacacaaacacactctcacaaacacacactcacacacactcactcactctctctctctctctctctcacacacacacacacacacacacacacacacacacacacacacacacactcacacagacacacacacactcacacacactatttctctctctcacacacacgctctctctctctctcacacacacacacacacgtacaaacacgcacacactcactctctctctcacacacacgctctctctcacacacacacgctcacacacacacacactcacacaaacacgcacacactcactcacacacacacactcacacagacacgcacacacacactctctctctcacacacaaacacacgctcacaaacacacacacactctctctctcacactcacacagacacacacacactcacacacactatttctctctctcacacacacgctctgtctctctctctcacacacacacacacgcacactctctctctctctctctcacacacacacacacacacacacacacacagacacacacacactatttctctctctcacacacacgctctctctctctctcacacacacacacacacacactctctctcacacacacacacacactctctctctcacacacacacaaacacgcacacactcactctctctctctcacacacacgctctctctctctcacacacactcacgctcacactcacatacacacactctctctctctctctcacacacactcacgctcacactctcacatacacacactctctctctctctctcacacacactcacactctctcacacacacacacactcacacactctctctctctttctctcacacacacacactcacacaccctctctctctcacacacacacacacacactctctcttacatacacacacacacacacactctctctcttacatacacacacactcacactctctctctcacacacacacacacacgctcacactctcacatacacacactctctctcactcacacacatactcacactctctctctcacacacacacacacacacacgctcacactctcacatacacacactctctctcactcacacacatactcacactctctctctcacacacacacacacacacacgctcacactctcacatacacacactctctctcactcacacacatactcacactctctctctcacacacacacacacacacacacacacacacgctcacactctcacatacacacactctctctcactcacacacatactcacactctctctctcacacacacacacacacacacacacacacacgctcacactctcacatacacacactctctctcactcacacacatactcacactctctctctcacacacacacacacacacacgctcacactctcacatacacacactctctctcactcacacacatactcacactctctctcacacacacacacacacacacacactcacactctctcacacacacacacactcactcacagacACACTctcttacatacacacacacacactctctctcacacacacacacactcactcacagacacacacactcacactctctcttacatacacacacactcacacacactctctctcacactcacacactctctctctctcatacacacacacacacacacacacacacacactctctctcacactcacacactctctctctcacgcacacacacacacacacacactctctcacacactctcacacacactttctctcactctctctcacacacacacacacacacacacacacacacacacacacacacactttctctcacacacacacactttctctcacacacacacacacacacacacacacacacacacacacacacacacacacacacacacacacacacacacacacacacacacacacacacacacacacacacacacacacacacacacacacacacacacacacacacagttccaTTCCAGTCCTGCAGGTGTCAGTAATGTGCATAAAAGGTGGATGCCAACATGTGCTGCATGTGCACAGTACTgtcaaagtgaaagtgaaagtaaaagtaGTTGATGTGGATCTCCATGTGTTCTCCTAGTGTCTGTGTTGTTCTGAACCACAGTGGAGGAAGAGGAGGGTGATGAAGGCTGACCTCTCGTCGGGCGTGTCCACGTGGAAGGTTCTCTCGATGACGGTGGTCCACTGCAGGCAGCGGATGATGAAGGTGTTTGGTTTGggacgctctgttttcatcagcTGACATTCTGAGAGGGACACAGCAAGTCAGCAAGGTGTGGTGTGGTGGCCATCTTACTTGCTACAAGGTGGCCATGCAGGCCATCTTACTTGCTACAAGGTGGCCATGCAGGGCATCTTACTTGCTACAAGGTGGCCATGCAGGACATCTTACTTGCTACAAGGTGGCCATGCAGGGCATCTTACTTGCTACAAGGTGGCCATGCAGGGCATCTTACTTGCTACAAGGTGGCCATGCAGGGCATCTTACTTGCTACAAGGTGGCCATGCAGGGCATCTTACTTGCTACAAGGTGGCCATGCAGGGCATCTTACTTGCTACAAGGTGGCCATGCAGGACATCTTACTTGCTACAAGGTGGCCATGCAGGGCATCTTACTTGCTACAAGGTGGCCATGCAGGGCATCTTACTTGCTACAAGGTGGCCATGCAGGGCATCTTACTTGCTACAAGGTGGCCATGCAGGGCATCTTACTTGCTACAAGGTGGCCATGCAGGGCATCTTACTTGCTACAAGGTGGCCATGCAGGGCATCTTACTTGCTACAAGGTGGCCATGCAGGGCATCTTACTTGCTACAAGGTGGCCATGCAGGGCATCTTACTTGCTACAAGGTGGCCATGCAGGGCATCTTACTTGCTACAAGGTGGCCATGCAGGACATCTTACTTGCTACAAGGTGGCCATGCAGGGCATCTTACTTGCTACAAAGTGGCCATGCAGGACATCTTACTTGCTACAAAGTGGCCATGCAGGGCATCTTACTTGCTACAAGGTGGCCATGCAGGGCATCTTACTTGCTACAAGGTGGCCATGCAGGGCATCTTACTTGCTACAAGGTGGCCATGCAGGGCATCTTACTTGCTACAAGGTGGCCATGCAGGGCATCTTACTTGCTACAAAGTGGCCATGCAGGGCATCTTACTTGCTACAAGGTGGCCATGCAGGGCATCTTACTTGCTACAAGGTGGCCATGCAGGGCATCTTACTTGCTACAAGGTGGCCATGCAGGGCATCTTACTTGCTACAAGGTGGCCATGCAGGGCATCTTACTTGCTACAAGGTGGCCATGCAGGGCATCTTACTTGCTACAAGGTGGCCATGCAGGACATCTTACTTGCTACAAGGTGGCCATGCAGGGCATCTTACTTGCTACAAGGTGGCCATGCAGGGCATCTTACTTGCTACAAGGTGGCCATGCAGGGCATCTTACTTGCTACAAGGTGGCCATGCAGGGCATCTTACTTGCTACAAGGTGGCCATGCAGGGCATCTTACTTGCTACAAGGTGGCCATGCAGGGCATCTTACTTGCTACAAGGTGGCCATGCAGGGCATCTTACTTGCTACAAGGTGGCCATGCAGGGCATCTTACTTGCTACAAGGTGGCCATGCAGGGCATCTTACTTGCTACAAGGTGGCCATGCAGGGCATCTTACTTGCTACAAGGTGGCCATGCAGGGCATCTTACTTGCTACAAGGTGGCCATGCAGGGCATCTTACTTGCTACAAGGTGGCCATGCAGGGCATCTTACTTGCTACAAGGTGGCCATGCAGGGCATCTTACTTGCTACAAGGTGGCCATGCAGGGTATCTTACTTGCTACAAGGTGGCCATGCAGGACATCTTACTTGCTACAAAGTGGCCATGCAGGGCATCTTACTTGCTACAAGGTGGCCATGCAGGGCATCTTACTTGCTACAAGGTGGCCATGCAGGGTATCTTACTTGCTACAAGGTGGCCATGCAGGGCATCTTACTTGCTACAGAGAAGTTGTTGAGAGGGTACGCCAGGTCCGAGTCCTGCGGCTTGTCCTTGTAACCGATGAACGAGCCGTCCGTCTTCAGCAGGAAGTAGCGAGGACGCCAGTTCTTGATGTATTCGCCTGCACAGGAACtctagtgattattgattatagACACAACTACCTGGACAAAAGTATTAGGACAGCGACAGGAAGTAAAAAGATCCAAATTGGCAGCCATGTTTCCATCAGTCTACTcagagcagctgtggctacaaatgtatctTCTATTtcttatagtattattattacatgtatattaccaccatcaatgtgtttattattatcatcatttttaaatgtgtattaccACTGTCAATgtgtttattgttatttttattattattacatgtatcttaccaccatcaatgtgtttattattattattattactacatgtaTCTTGTGACCatcagtgtttattattattacatgtataTTACGACCatcaatgtatgtattattattaataatattaaatgtATCTTGCCACCatcagtgtttattattattactacatgcaTCTTGTGACCAccagtgtttattattattactacatgtatcttaccaccatcaatgtgtttatttttattattattattactacatgtaTCTTGCGACCATCAGtgttaataatgttaataataataataataataataattactacaTGTATCTTGTGACCatcagtgtttattattattacatgtgtcttaccaccatcaatatttatcattattactaccacaatcagtgtttattattgttaataatattattataattattacatgTATCTTGCCaccatcaatgtgtttattattattattacatgtatcttaccaccatcaatgtgtttattattattattacatgtatcttaccaccatcgaggtgtttatttttattattattaatacatgtaTCTTGCAACCATC
The Entelurus aequoreus isolate RoL-2023_Sb linkage group LG18, RoL_Eaeq_v1.1, whole genome shotgun sequence DNA segment above includes these coding regions:
- the akt3b gene encoding RAC-gamma serine/threonine-protein kinase; the protein is MSDQNVVKEGWVQKRGEYIKNWRPRYFLLKTDGSFIGYKDKPQDSDLAYPLNNFSVAKCQLMKTERPKPNTFIIRCLQWTTVIERTFHVDTPDERDEWAEAIQTVADSLAKQEEEGILSSPTSNIENVNEEEMDTSISHYKRKTMNDFDYLKLLGKGTFGKVILVREKASGTYYAMKILKKEVIIAKDEVAHTLTESRVLKNTRHPFLTSLKYSFQTKDRLCFVMEYVNGGELFFHLSRERVFSEDRTRFYGGEIVSALDYLHSAKIVYRDLKLENLMLDKDGHIKITDFGLCKEGITDTATMKTFCGTPEYLAPEVLEDNDYGRAVDWWGLGVVTYEMMCGRLPFYNQDHEKLFELILMEEIKFPRTLSADAKSLLSGLLIKDPNKRLGGGPEDAKEIMRHSFFGTVDWQDVYDKKMVPPFQPQVSSETDTRYFDEEFTAQTITITPPEKYDEDGMDAADNERRPHFPQFSYSASGRE